In one Leptotrichia sp. OH3620_COT-345 genomic region, the following are encoded:
- a CDS encoding dihydrodipicolinate synthase family protein, with protein MKIDLEKFKGIFMAMYSAYDDDGNVDKERVKKLARYYADKKVKGLYVGGSSGEGILQSEEERKQVVEAVMEEVKGELTVIVHVGANSTLESVRLAQHAQKCGADAVSSIPAVYYRLSPESVRVHWQEMIDSTDLPFIIYHIPQTTGFNLPMTLFEEMVKQKKVIGIKCSSESTFELQQFKSVGGKDFLVFNGPDEQFIAGKAIGADGGIGGTYGVMPELFMKLDEYMKNQELDKARELQNEVNEIIKGLLSVGSLYGACKYILHLRGVETGVPRLPLLPITDPKAKEFLKGLNNKISVLIEKIR; from the coding sequence ATGAAAATTGATTTGGAAAAATTTAAAGGAATTTTTATGGCAATGTATTCTGCCTATGATGATGATGGAAATGTAGATAAAGAAAGAGTTAAAAAGCTTGCAAGGTATTATGCCGATAAAAAAGTAAAAGGACTTTATGTAGGAGGAAGTTCAGGAGAAGGAATATTACAAAGTGAAGAAGAAAGAAAGCAGGTAGTTGAAGCTGTAATGGAGGAAGTAAAAGGTGAATTGACAGTAATAGTTCATGTAGGAGCTAATTCTACACTTGAAAGTGTAAGGCTTGCACAGCACGCACAAAAATGCGGAGCTGATGCCGTTTCATCAATACCCGCAGTTTATTACAGACTTTCACCTGAATCTGTAAGAGTACATTGGCAGGAAATGATAGATAGTACGGATTTACCTTTTATAATATACCATATACCTCAAACAACAGGATTTAATTTGCCTATGACATTATTTGAGGAAATGGTTAAACAAAAAAAAGTAATAGGAATAAAATGTTCCTCAGAAAGTACATTTGAACTTCAACAGTTTAAATCTGTGGGAGGAAAGGATTTTCTTGTATTTAACGGACCTGATGAACAGTTCATAGCAGGAAAGGCAATCGGAGCTGACGGAGGGATAGGAGGAACTTACGGAGTAATGCCCGAACTGTTTATGAAACTTGATGAATATATGAAAAATCAGGAACTTGATAAAGCAAGAGAACTGCAGAATGAAGTGAATGAAATTATAAAAGGATTGCTTTCAGTAGGTTCTTTATATGGAGCATGTAAATATATACTTCATTTAAGAGGAGTAGAAACAGGTGTACCGAGACTGCCCCTGTTACCTATAACTGATCCTAAAGCAAAAGAATTTTTAAAAGGATTGAATAATAAAATATCAGTATTAATAGAAAAAATCAGATAA